One segment of Niabella beijingensis DNA contains the following:
- a CDS encoding family 16 glycosylhydrolase, whose translation MKQILLPAAMLMVLLSSFGLSATAQKKSRILFAKNPIVAHRGAFKKNQLPENSIASLRHAIQLKCTGSEFDIQMTSDDSLVINHDPHYNKLMIEETTYAELIKTPLSNGERLPTLREYTLAGLKGNTTTRLVFEIKPSKISKERAQLVAERVVRLVHQLGAAPMAVYISFDYDVCKKVKALDPQAHVQYLNGDKSPEEIKADGLDGVDYHYSVFQKHPDWIAQAKKNHIALNAWTVNTVTEMDWLLANGFEFITTNEPELLAERLQQTPPAKGWRLVWSDEFDGTGLPDDSKWNYDVGGNGWGNRELQYYTRADSNNAVVKNGKLIITARKEQREQNSYTSARLVTKGKGDWQYGRVEVSAKLPSGKGTWPAIWMLPTNGKYGGWPASGEIDIMEHVGYNPDTVYSSVHTKTFNHVKGTQKTKGLLLGTADAGFHLYAIEWTKNGISFFVDDQPFFSFRNSGKGAAEWPFDQPFHLLLNIAMGGNWGGKYGVDENLDTAIMEVEYVRVFQK comes from the coding sequence ATGAAACAAATTTTACTTCCGGCTGCAATGCTGATGGTATTGCTAAGCAGTTTTGGCCTGTCTGCAACAGCACAGAAAAAAAGCAGGATCCTATTTGCAAAAAATCCCATTGTAGCGCACCGGGGTGCGTTCAAAAAGAACCAGCTCCCCGAAAACTCCATTGCCTCGCTGAGACATGCCATTCAGTTGAAATGTACCGGAAGCGAATTCGACATCCAGATGACCTCGGATGATTCGCTGGTGATCAACCATGATCCGCATTACAACAAGCTGATGATAGAGGAAACGACCTATGCGGAACTGATCAAAACGCCTTTATCCAACGGAGAGCGGCTGCCCACCCTGCGGGAGTATACCCTGGCCGGGTTAAAAGGGAACACGACGACCCGCCTGGTATTTGAAATAAAACCTTCAAAGATCAGCAAGGAAAGAGCGCAATTGGTTGCGGAACGCGTGGTGCGGCTGGTACACCAGCTGGGAGCCGCTCCCATGGCGGTCTATATCAGCTTTGACTACGATGTGTGTAAAAAAGTAAAAGCGCTGGATCCGCAGGCTCATGTACAGTACCTGAATGGTGATAAATCCCCGGAGGAAATAAAGGCAGACGGCCTGGATGGTGTGGATTATCATTATTCCGTTTTTCAGAAACACCCGGACTGGATCGCGCAGGCGAAAAAGAATCATATCGCCCTGAATGCCTGGACCGTGAATACCGTAACGGAGATGGACTGGCTCCTGGCCAACGGGTTTGAGTTTATTACTACCAATGAACCGGAACTGCTGGCGGAACGTCTGCAACAGACACCGCCTGCAAAAGGCTGGCGCCTTGTATGGAGCGATGAGTTTGATGGCACTGGTTTGCCGGATGACAGCAAATGGAATTATGATGTGGGCGGTAACGGATGGGGCAACCGGGAATTGCAATACTATACCCGTGCAGACAGCAACAACGCGGTTGTAAAGAATGGCAAACTCATTATTACGGCGCGTAAGGAGCAACGGGAGCAAAACAGCTATACCTCCGCGCGGCTGGTTACAAAAGGCAAAGGGGACTGGCAATACGGAAGGGTGGAAGTAAGCGCCAAACTGCCATCAGGCAAAGGGACCTGGCCCGCCATCTGGATGCTGCCCACAAACGGGAAATACGGCGGATGGCCCGCGAGCGGGGAAATTGACATTATGGAGCACGTAGGCTATAACCCGGATACGGTTTACAGCAGTGTACATACCAAAACATTTAATCATGTAAAAGGCACACAAAAAACAAAAGGGCTGTTACTGGGAACTGCGGATGCCGGGTTTCATTTATATGCCATCGAATGGACAAAAAACGGGATCAGTTTCTTTGTGGATGATCAGCCTTTTTTTTCTTTCAGGAATTCCGGAAAAGGTGCGGCCGAATGGCCGTTTGATCAGCCGTTCCACCTGTTGCTGAATATTGCGATGGGAGGCAACTGGGGGGGCAAATATGGCGTGGATGAAAACCTGGATACTGCTATTATGGAAGTAGAGTACGTACGCGTATTCCAGAAATAG
- a CDS encoding serine hydrolase domain-containing protein has protein sequence MKRIRLLFIGIALQLTASAQSKVLVPGTAAANGFSGERLQRIDRVIQEYVQKNWIKGATALIAHNGVIVYNKAFGLNNAQSGTPLKSNDIFRIASQTKAITSVAVMMLFEEGKFLLDDPISKFIPSFARPKVLDQFNAADSSYTTVPAKREITIRDLLTHTSGLDYAQIGSPNMKAIYAKAGLEAGFVIKPQKLADAIDRLGTLPLVHQPGERFTYGLNTDVLGRLVEVVSGKSLDAFFHERIFGPLGMQDTYFQLPQAKQSRLVSVYTEDRTTKAVIPWSDTTFRGVTIDYPVNNNGYFAGGAGLVSTTADYATFLQMLVNKGVYNGKQLLSRHTVDLMTRNQIGDLMLGNNKFGLGFEITTEKGAAKLGQSAGSFAWGGFFGTSYWGDPKENIVALLFVQQWPFSHGEINDKFKALVYQALK, from the coding sequence AAGTATTGGTTCCCGGGACGGCAGCAGCCAACGGTTTTTCCGGCGAACGCCTGCAGCGCATCGACCGGGTGATACAGGAATACGTACAAAAGAACTGGATCAAAGGGGCAACCGCCCTCATTGCGCACAATGGCGTGATCGTATATAATAAGGCATTCGGGCTCAATAACGCACAGAGCGGCACTCCGCTGAAATCAAACGATATCTTCCGGATCGCTTCGCAAACCAAGGCCATCACCAGCGTTGCCGTAATGATGCTTTTTGAGGAGGGAAAATTCCTGCTGGACGATCCCATTTCTAAATTCATTCCTTCCTTCGCCCGTCCAAAAGTACTGGATCAATTCAATGCAGCGGATTCTTCTTATACCACTGTTCCCGCAAAGCGGGAAATTACCATCCGGGACCTGCTGACACATACATCCGGACTGGATTATGCGCAGATCGGCTCCCCCAACATGAAGGCCATTTATGCAAAAGCCGGTCTGGAAGCCGGGTTTGTGATAAAGCCCCAAAAACTGGCGGACGCTATCGACCGGCTGGGAACGTTGCCGCTGGTGCATCAGCCGGGAGAACGGTTTACCTATGGGCTCAATACCGATGTGCTGGGTCGCCTGGTGGAGGTGGTATCGGGAAAAAGCCTGGATGCTTTTTTCCATGAACGCATCTTCGGACCGCTGGGCATGCAGGACACCTATTTTCAGCTGCCGCAGGCAAAACAGTCAAGACTGGTAAGCGTCTATACGGAAGACAGAACTACAAAGGCCGTTATTCCCTGGTCTGATACTACCTTCAGAGGCGTCACCATCGACTACCCGGTCAATAACAACGGCTATTTTGCCGGCGGGGCCGGACTGGTTTCCACCACTGCGGATTACGCCACGTTTCTGCAAATGCTGGTGAATAAAGGTGTTTATAACGGAAAACAATTGTTGTCGCGGCATACCGTAGACCTCATGACCCGGAACCAGATCGGTGACCTGATGCTGGGTAATAATAAATTCGGATTAGGGTTTGAGATCACCACGGAAAAAGGCGCTGCAAAACTCGGACAGTCCGCGGGCAGCTTTGCCTGGGGCGGGTTCTTCGGCACTTCTTACTGGGGAGATCCCAAGGAAAATATTGTGGCATTGCTGTTTGTGCAGCAATGGCCTTTCTCGCACGGAGAGATCAATGATAAGTTTAAAGCCCTGGTATACCAGGCACTGAAATAA